A single genomic interval of Amycolatopsis albispora harbors:
- a CDS encoding LacI family DNA-binding transcriptional regulator yields MNGRPHVTLEDVARAAEVSLATASRALNGTTKVRADLRDRVVAAAEKLAYTPNAHAQALAGASHRTVGVICHDVSDPYFAAIARGVMRVAGDNGLLVMLASTFRDPQKEIAYVSMLRAQRASAILLIGSGFEDKTWEKALAAEIDPYRRGGGQVAVVSRHRSLRVDTVQPENREGAAALAKALLAQGHRRFAVLSGPRALTTVVDRLGGFRDGLAEAGIELAESDIVEAPFTRDGGYEAMNELIGRGLDSGCVFAVTDVMAIGALTALREAGISVPGQVSLAGFDDIPVVRDLDPPLTTVALPLEELGEKAMELAIKGNKGSRSRILRLAGEVVLRSSTAARR; encoded by the coding sequence ATGAACGGTCGTCCGCACGTCACGCTCGAGGACGTGGCCCGCGCCGCCGAGGTTTCCCTGGCGACGGCGTCGAGAGCGCTGAACGGCACCACCAAGGTGCGTGCCGACCTGCGGGACCGCGTGGTGGCGGCGGCCGAGAAGCTGGCCTACACCCCGAACGCGCACGCGCAGGCGCTCGCGGGTGCCTCGCACCGCACGGTCGGCGTCATCTGCCACGACGTGAGCGACCCGTACTTCGCCGCCATCGCCCGCGGCGTGATGCGGGTGGCCGGGGACAACGGGCTGCTGGTGATGCTGGCCAGCACGTTCCGCGACCCGCAGAAGGAGATCGCGTACGTGTCCATGCTGCGCGCGCAGCGGGCCTCGGCGATCCTGCTGATCGGTTCCGGGTTCGAGGACAAGACCTGGGAGAAGGCGCTGGCCGCGGAGATCGACCCGTACCGCCGCGGTGGCGGGCAGGTGGCCGTGGTGAGCAGGCACCGCAGCCTGCGGGTGGACACCGTGCAACCGGAGAACCGCGAGGGCGCCGCCGCGCTGGCAAAAGCGTTGCTGGCGCAGGGACATCGCCGGTTCGCCGTGCTGTCCGGGCCGCGTGCGCTGACCACTGTGGTCGATCGGCTCGGCGGTTTCCGCGACGGGCTGGCCGAAGCCGGGATCGAGCTGGCCGAGAGCGACATCGTGGAGGCGCCGTTCACCCGCGACGGCGGCTACGAGGCGATGAACGAGCTGATCGGGCGCGGCCTGGACAGCGGCTGCGTGTTCGCGGTGACCGACGTGATGGCGATCGGCGCGCTCACCGCACTGCGCGAGGCGGGCATTTCGGTGCCTGGTCAGGTGTCGCTGGCCGGCTTCGACGACATCCCGGTGGTGCGCGACCTCGATCCCCCGCTGACCACGGTGGCGCTGCCGCTGGAGGAACTCGGCGAGAAGGCGATGGAGCTGGCTATCAAGGGCAACAAGGGCAGCCGCAGCCGGATCCTGCGGCTGGCGGGCGAGGTGGTCCTGCGGTCGAGCACGGCGGCACGCCGATGA
- a CDS encoding SDR family oxidoreductase: MTVRKRIVITGASSGLGEGMARQFAARGRDLALCARRTDRLDALAVELREAHGVRVLTQALDVTDHSRVFEVFQGFREEFGTIDRIVVNAGLGKGQPVGTGRFDANKQTLETNLVAGLAQAEAAMEIFRDQRAGHLVFVSSFTALRGFPKNLTAYAASKAGLATLAEGIRAELTGTPIKVTTLLPGYIDSEMTARAARRNPLQVGAEAGAVAMVKAVEREPAKAFVPTFPWLPLSVVVRLAPASLLRRFA; this comes from the coding sequence ATGACCGTGCGGAAGAGGATCGTGATCACCGGTGCCAGTTCCGGGCTCGGTGAAGGCATGGCCAGGCAGTTCGCCGCGCGCGGGCGGGACCTGGCGTTGTGCGCGCGGCGGACCGACCGCCTCGACGCGCTGGCCGTGGAACTGCGGGAGGCGCACGGGGTGCGGGTGCTCACCCAAGCCCTCGACGTGACCGACCACAGCCGGGTGTTCGAGGTGTTCCAGGGCTTCCGCGAGGAGTTCGGCACCATCGACCGGATCGTCGTCAACGCCGGGCTCGGCAAGGGCCAGCCGGTCGGCACCGGCCGGTTCGACGCCAACAAGCAGACCCTGGAGACGAACCTCGTCGCCGGGCTCGCCCAGGCCGAGGCGGCCATGGAGATCTTCCGCGACCAGCGCGCCGGCCACCTCGTTTTTGTCTCCTCGTTCACCGCGCTGCGCGGGTTCCCGAAGAACCTGACCGCCTACGCCGCGTCCAAGGCCGGGCTGGCCACGCTGGCCGAAGGCATCCGGGCCGAGCTGACCGGCACCCCGATCAAGGTGACCACGCTGCTCCCCGGCTACATCGACTCCGAGATGACCGCGCGCGCGGCCCGCCGCAACCCGCTGCAGGTCGGCGCCGAAGCCGGGGCGGTGGCGATGGTCAAGGCCGTCGAACGCGAACCGGCCAAGGCGTTCGTGCCGACCTTCCCGTGGCTGCCGCTGAGCGTGGTCGTCCGGCTCGCCCCGGCGTCGCTGTTGCGGAGGTTCGCCTGA
- a CDS encoding IS30 family transposase — protein MGVVMVLGRDVRVRFWGLVRAGWAVRPAAGLAGVSHETGRRWFAQAGGVIGNAPCALGGRYLSLAEREEISRGLCAGWSLRRIARGLGRAASTVSREVARHGGPVAYRAVVADSAARVRARRPKPVKLAVDARLRAWVQTRLEKRWSPGQIAAARKLAFADQPERWVSHETIYQAIYVQSRGALRRELAACLRTGRALRRPRGQARRHLPPRLPSPIPISARPAEAADRAVPGHWEGDLILGAGNSSAIGTLVERSTRFVLLLHLPHGHTAEHVRDAMIATITTLPAQLRRSLTWDRGNEMARHAEITLATDMAIYFCDPHSPWQRGTNENTNGLLRQYFPKGTDLTRHTADDLAAVAAELNERPRHTLGWLTPAQSLNRVLSGQSPVATTA, from the coding sequence ATGGGAGTTGTGATGGTGCTGGGTCGTGATGTTCGGGTGCGGTTTTGGGGGTTGGTGCGGGCGGGGTGGGCGGTGCGGCCGGCGGCGGGGTTGGCGGGTGTGTCGCATGAGACGGGGCGGCGGTGGTTCGCGCAGGCTGGTGGGGTGATCGGGAACGCGCCGTGTGCGCTGGGCGGGCGGTATTTGTCGTTGGCTGAGCGGGAGGAGATCTCGCGGGGGTTGTGTGCGGGGTGGTCGTTGCGCAGGATCGCTCGGGGGCTGGGGCGGGCGGCGTCGACGGTGAGCCGGGAGGTGGCTCGTCATGGCGGGCCGGTGGCGTATCGGGCGGTGGTTGCCGACAGCGCGGCGCGGGTGCGGGCGCGGCGTCCGAAACCGGTGAAGCTGGCTGTTGACGCCCGGCTGCGGGCGTGGGTGCAGACTCGGCTGGAGAAGCGGTGGTCGCCCGGGCAGATCGCGGCCGCGCGCAAGCTCGCTTTTGCCGATCAGCCGGAGCGTTGGGTGTCGCACGAGACGATCTACCAGGCCATTTACGTCCAGAGCCGGGGCGCGTTACGGCGTGAGCTGGCCGCGTGCCTGCGGACCGGGCGGGCGCTGCGCCGTCCCCGCGGCCAGGCCCGCCGCCACCTGCCGCCCCGGCTGCCCAGCCCGATCCCGATCTCGGCGCGCCCGGCCGAGGCCGCCGACCGCGCGGTGCCCGGGCACTGGGAAGGCGATCTGATCCTCGGCGCCGGCAACAGCTCCGCGATCGGGACGCTGGTGGAGCGGTCCACCCGGTTCGTGCTGCTGCTGCACCTGCCCCACGGTCACACCGCCGAGCACGTCCGCGACGCGATGATCGCCACCATCACCACCCTGCCCGCCCAGCTGCGACGCTCGCTGACCTGGGACCGCGGCAACGAAATGGCCCGCCACGCCGAGATCACCCTGGCCACCGACATGGCCATCTACTTCTGCGACCCGCACTCACCCTGGCAACGCGGCACCAACGAGAACACCAACGGCCTGCTCCGCCAGTACTTCCCCAAAGGCACCGACCTGACCAGGCACACCGCCGACGACCTCGCCGCCGTCGCCGCCGAACTCAACGAACGCCCCCGCCACACCCTGGGCTGGCTCACCCCAGCCCAATCCCTCAACCGAGTACTGTCCGGACAGTCCCCCGTTGCAACCACCGCTTGA
- a CDS encoding histidine phosphatase family protein: MGAIYLIRHGQASFGAEDYDRLSERGVRQSEVVGAELARRGVEFTLARCGSLSRQRATAAGALKVLGGPAEIGEDARWNEYDHVDIAKHHGGGIAQDSADPRAFQAALDQALVDWVLAAEDSPCAESWPAFFHRVSGALADLAGALGKGQDAAVFTSGGVIAVICGALTGTPEAGLVKFNRVTVNGGITKLVSGRGGVSLLSFNEHAHFSGEAEALLTYR, encoded by the coding sequence ATGGGCGCCATCTACCTGATCCGGCACGGGCAGGCGTCGTTCGGCGCCGAGGACTACGACCGGCTCTCCGAGCGCGGGGTCCGGCAGTCCGAAGTGGTCGGTGCCGAACTCGCGCGGCGCGGGGTGGAGTTCACGCTGGCGCGCTGCGGTTCGCTGTCGCGGCAGCGGGCGACCGCGGCGGGCGCGCTGAAGGTGCTCGGCGGCCCGGCGGAGATCGGTGAGGACGCGCGGTGGAACGAGTACGACCACGTGGACATCGCCAAGCACCACGGCGGCGGCATCGCGCAGGACAGCGCGGACCCGCGTGCCTTCCAGGCCGCGCTGGACCAGGCGCTGGTCGACTGGGTGCTGGCGGCGGAGGACAGCCCGTGCGCGGAGAGCTGGCCCGCGTTCTTCCACCGGGTCTCCGGCGCGCTGGCCGATCTGGCCGGGGCGCTGGGCAAGGGGCAGGACGCGGCGGTGTTCACCTCGGGCGGGGTGATCGCGGTGATCTGCGGGGCGCTGACCGGTACCCCGGAAGCGGGCCTGGTGAAGTTCAACCGGGTGACGGTGAACGGCGGGATCACCAAGCTGGTCTCCGGACGTGGTGGGGTGAGCCTGCTGTCGTTCAACGAGCACGCCCATTTCTCGGGAGAGGCCGAGGCGCTGCTCACCTATCGATGA
- a CDS encoding ABC transporter ATP-binding protein: protein MSTAASTPITPTTPTGTGHAVELTDVAVRFRTKKRDVTALHEVTLKVEPGEFVAIVGPSGCGKSTLLKLASGLLKPSTGGVRVLGAEVTGPRRDIGYVFQRAALLEWRSARKNILLQAEMRRMEPEAARRRADELIEMTGLAGFEDAYPHELSGGMQQRVALCRALLHRPPVLLMDEPFGALDALTREQMNVELRRIWQETGTTILLVTHSIAEAVYLADRVVMMTARPGTIAGVVDVDLPVEREYAATMAEPEFARATRVIRDHLGSASAAD, encoded by the coding sequence ATGAGCACGGCTGCATCCACGCCGATCACGCCGACCACGCCGACGGGCACCGGGCACGCGGTCGAACTGACCGACGTCGCGGTCCGCTTCCGCACCAAGAAGCGGGACGTCACCGCGCTGCACGAGGTGACGCTGAAGGTCGAGCCGGGGGAGTTCGTCGCGATCGTCGGCCCGTCCGGCTGCGGCAAGTCGACCCTGCTGAAACTGGCCTCCGGGCTGCTCAAGCCGTCCACCGGCGGGGTGCGCGTGCTCGGCGCGGAGGTCACCGGGCCGCGCCGCGACATCGGTTACGTGTTCCAGCGCGCGGCACTGCTGGAGTGGCGCTCGGCCCGCAAGAACATCCTGCTGCAGGCCGAAATGCGCCGGATGGAGCCGGAGGCGGCGCGGCGCCGGGCGGACGAGCTGATCGAGATGACCGGCCTCGCCGGGTTCGAGGACGCCTATCCGCACGAGCTGTCCGGGGGCATGCAGCAGCGCGTGGCGTTGTGCCGCGCGCTGCTGCACCGGCCGCCGGTGCTGCTGATGGACGAGCCCTTCGGCGCGCTGGACGCGCTGACCAGGGAGCAGATGAACGTCGAGCTGCGGCGCATCTGGCAGGAGACCGGCACCACGATCCTGCTGGTCACGCACTCCATCGCGGAGGCGGTCTACCTGGCCGACCGGGTGGTGATGATGACCGCGCGCCCCGGCACCATCGCCGGCGTCGTCGACGTGGACCTGCCGGTCGAGCGCGAGTACGCGGCGACCATGGCGGAGCCCGAGTTCGCGCGCGCCACCAGGGTGATCCGCGACCACCTCGGCTCGGCCTCCGCGGCCGACTGA
- a CDS encoding SMP-30/gluconolactonase/LRE family protein, which produces MKPFGQVRLVPVNGHGPEDVVVAADGAVYTGFEDGRIIRITEDGRRIELVADTGGRPLGLELYGDDLLVCDASRGLLVVSPSSGAVKTLATSALGKPILVCNNAAVAADGTIYFSDSSDRFPLPAWREDLIEQNAGGRLLRRAPDGETSLVGDGLQFANGVALAPDESFVAVAETGAFAVRRYWLDGSGRQDLLASDLAGYPDNISTGGDGLIWVTQASPRVAALDLVRRLPGPLRLGIRRLPTSLQPSPSRTTGVLGLSVDGAVVHDFRGEIPGFHMATGVRERDGLLYLGSLEESAIAITSVN; this is translated from the coding sequence GTGAAACCGTTCGGGCAGGTGCGGCTGGTCCCGGTCAACGGGCACGGGCCGGAGGACGTGGTGGTGGCCGCGGACGGCGCGGTCTACACCGGGTTCGAGGACGGCCGGATCATCCGGATCACCGAGGACGGGCGCCGGATCGAGCTGGTCGCCGACACCGGCGGGCGCCCGCTCGGGCTGGAGCTGTACGGTGACGACCTGCTGGTCTGCGACGCTTCGCGCGGGCTGCTCGTGGTGTCGCCGTCGTCCGGTGCGGTGAAGACGCTGGCCACTTCGGCGCTGGGCAAGCCGATCCTGGTGTGCAACAACGCCGCGGTCGCCGCCGACGGCACCATCTACTTCTCGGATTCCTCGGACCGCTTCCCGTTGCCGGCGTGGCGTGAGGACCTGATCGAGCAGAACGCGGGCGGGCGGCTGCTGCGGCGTGCGCCGGACGGGGAGACTTCCCTGGTGGGCGACGGGCTGCAGTTCGCGAACGGAGTCGCGCTGGCGCCGGACGAGTCGTTCGTGGCGGTCGCGGAGACGGGCGCGTTCGCCGTCCGGCGGTACTGGCTCGACGGCTCGGGGCGGCAGGACCTGCTGGCCTCGGACCTGGCCGGCTACCCGGACAACATCTCCACCGGCGGCGACGGGCTGATCTGGGTGACCCAGGCGAGCCCGCGGGTGGCCGCACTCGACCTGGTCCGGCGGCTGCCGGGCCCGCTGCGCCTGGGCATCCGGCGGCTGCCGACCAGCCTGCAACCTTCGCCGTCCCGCACGACCGGCGTGCTGGGGCTGTCGGTGGACGGCGCCGTGGTGCACGACTTCCGCGGGGAAATCCCCGGCTTCCACATGGCCACGGGCGTGCGGGAACGGGACGGGCTGCTGTACCTGGGCAGCCTGGAGGAAAGCGCGATCGCCATCACCTCGGTGAACTAG
- a CDS encoding ABC transporter permease, whose amino-acid sequence MVTRTPTEGLGQPVGDSPGGVVERERPGAGDRFARFLERSWRPFVLLALLFAGWWAITAAELVEPYEVASPGVTLETILAKPDYFLDHAWTTTYETLLGFVIATVIGVFAAVVMVYSSTIEKSLYPLLLFAQVIPKIAVAPLFVVWLGFGLGPKVIVAVLMAFFPVVISMVTGLKSIDPEMLELSATMGAKPWQTFWKIRFPASLPHLFSGLKVAATMAVTGAVVGEFVGSEEGLGFIIQQANGNFDTPTLFAGLVIISLMGVLLFLIVEWLEALVLPWHASRRSDNVTTTL is encoded by the coding sequence ATGGTCACGCGAACCCCGACCGAGGGTCTCGGGCAACCGGTGGGAGATTCACCGGGCGGTGTGGTCGAACGCGAGCGGCCGGGTGCCGGCGATCGCTTCGCGCGCTTCCTCGAACGCTCGTGGCGCCCGTTCGTCCTGCTGGCACTGCTGTTCGCCGGCTGGTGGGCGATCACCGCGGCGGAACTGGTGGAGCCGTACGAGGTCGCCTCACCCGGTGTCACGCTGGAGACGATCCTCGCCAAGCCGGACTACTTCCTCGACCACGCCTGGACCACCACCTACGAAACGCTGCTGGGCTTCGTCATCGCCACGGTGATCGGCGTGTTCGCCGCGGTGGTGATGGTCTACTCGTCGACGATCGAGAAGAGCCTCTACCCGCTGCTGCTGTTCGCCCAGGTGATCCCGAAGATCGCGGTCGCCCCGCTTTTTGTGGTGTGGCTGGGGTTCGGGCTCGGCCCGAAGGTGATCGTGGCGGTGCTGATGGCCTTCTTCCCGGTGGTCATCTCGATGGTCACCGGGCTCAAGTCGATCGACCCGGAAATGCTGGAACTGTCCGCCACCATGGGCGCCAAGCCGTGGCAGACCTTCTGGAAGATCCGGTTCCCGGCTTCGCTGCCGCACCTGTTCTCCGGGCTCAAGGTGGCCGCCACGATGGCGGTGACCGGTGCCGTGGTGGGTGAGTTCGTCGGTTCCGAAGAGGGGCTCGGCTTCATCATCCAGCAGGCCAACGGCAACTTCGACACCCCGACGCTGTTCGCCGGACTGGTGATCATTTCGCTGATGGGTGTGCTGCTCTTCCTGATCGTGGAATGGCTCGAGGCGCTCGTGCTGCCGTGGCACGCGAGCCGCCGGTCCGACAACGTCACTACAACGCTGTAG
- a CDS encoding dihydrodipicolinate synthase family protein — protein MSPLLLPTRERTLEPFSPSGRTTPLPSPSPVTSRVTYAAAHVVADPLAPGDPAYEVTVDWETTLRFRHHLWRSGLGVAEAMDTAQRGMGLDWAATQELIRRTGAEAKASGGRWCAGVGTDQLPPGPASMDAIVEAWREQLALVSEAGAVPVVMASRALAAVARGPEDYHAAYGRLLADADGPVLLHWLGEQFDPALAGYWGHADVRDAAAELAKLCTEHASVIAGVKVSVLDAEIEVGFRRSLPAGVSCYTGDDFNYPELIAGDEQGHSEALLGIFDPIARVAGAALNRLDSGDVAGFHSLLDPTVALSREIFRTPTKHYKVGVVFLAYLMGHQEHFRMIGGLESARSIVHLSDVLRLADAAGVLEDPDLAVARMRSLLGVAGVA, from the coding sequence ATGAGCCCACTGCTGTTGCCGACGCGCGAGCGGACGCTCGAGCCCTTCTCCCCCAGCGGCCGGACCACCCCGCTGCCCTCGCCGTCGCCGGTCACCTCGCGGGTGACCTACGCGGCCGCGCACGTGGTCGCCGATCCGCTGGCGCCGGGTGATCCGGCGTACGAGGTCACCGTGGACTGGGAGACCACGCTGCGGTTCCGGCACCACCTGTGGCGGAGCGGGCTGGGCGTGGCCGAGGCGATGGACACCGCGCAACGCGGCATGGGGCTGGACTGGGCGGCCACGCAGGAGCTGATCCGGCGGACCGGTGCCGAGGCGAAGGCGTCGGGCGGGCGCTGGTGCGCGGGGGTCGGCACCGACCAGCTGCCGCCGGGACCGGCTTCGATGGACGCCATCGTCGAGGCGTGGCGGGAGCAGCTCGCCCTGGTCAGCGAAGCGGGCGCGGTGCCGGTGGTGATGGCCAGCCGCGCGCTGGCCGCGGTGGCGCGGGGGCCGGAGGACTACCACGCGGCGTACGGCCGCCTGCTCGCCGACGCCGACGGGCCGGTGCTGCTGCACTGGCTCGGCGAGCAGTTCGACCCGGCGCTGGCCGGGTACTGGGGCCACGCGGACGTCCGCGACGCCGCCGCCGAGCTGGCGAAGCTGTGCACCGAGCACGCTTCGGTCATCGCGGGGGTGAAGGTTTCCGTGCTGGACGCGGAAATCGAGGTCGGCTTCCGCCGGTCGCTGCCCGCCGGCGTGTCGTGTTACACCGGTGACGACTTCAACTACCCGGAGCTGATCGCGGGTGACGAGCAGGGGCACAGCGAGGCGCTGCTCGGCATCTTCGACCCGATCGCGCGGGTGGCGGGCGCGGCGCTGAACCGGCTGGATTCCGGTGACGTGGCGGGGTTCCACTCGCTACTGGACCCGACCGTGGCGCTGTCACGGGAAATCTTCCGTACTCCTACGAAGCATTACAAGGTGGGCGTGGTGTTCCTGGCCTATCTGATGGGGCACCAGGAGCACTTCCGGATGATCGGCGGGCTGGAGTCGGCCCGCTCGATCGTGCACCTGTCCGACGTGCTGCGCCTGGCCGACGCGGCCGGGGTGCTGGAGGACCCGGATCTCGCGGTGGCGCGGATGCGGTCGCTGCTGGGCGTGGCGGGGGTGGCGTGA
- a CDS encoding sugar phosphate isomerase/epimerase family protein has protein sequence MEKLSLNQITTKSWSLPEAVRGCAESGVEWIAFWRDKVAEVGVDEAARLVKDHGLRVSSLCRGGFFTGVTPDGSPVDGVADTRVAIDEAARLGAEVLVLVVGGIADNNLVRSRQLVADAVEELVPLALDRGVRLGLEPLHPMQCAERSVLSTLDQALAIAEPYPAEAVGVVVDEFHVWWDPRIEDLIAKAAGRIAGFHVCDQLVPLTDTLLGRALPGDGPIDHRRLRSCVEAAGYDGPIEVEVFNADLWARPGDEVLAETIQAYRTHVA, from the coding sequence ATGGAGAAGCTGAGCCTGAACCAGATCACCACGAAGTCGTGGTCGCTGCCGGAGGCGGTGCGCGGGTGCGCCGAGTCCGGGGTGGAGTGGATTGCCTTCTGGCGGGACAAGGTGGCCGAGGTCGGCGTGGACGAGGCGGCGCGGCTGGTGAAGGACCACGGGCTGCGGGTGTCTTCCTTGTGCCGTGGTGGTTTCTTCACCGGGGTCACGCCCGACGGGTCCCCTGTGGACGGTGTGGCGGACACCAGGGTGGCCATCGACGAGGCCGCGCGGCTCGGTGCCGAGGTGCTGGTGCTGGTGGTCGGCGGCATCGCGGACAACAACCTGGTGCGGTCGCGGCAGCTGGTCGCGGACGCGGTCGAGGAGCTGGTGCCGCTGGCGCTCGACCGCGGTGTGCGGCTGGGGCTGGAGCCGCTGCACCCGATGCAGTGCGCCGAGCGGTCCGTGTTGTCCACTTTGGACCAGGCGCTGGCGATCGCCGAGCCGTACCCGGCGGAGGCGGTCGGCGTGGTGGTGGACGAGTTCCACGTCTGGTGGGATCCGCGCATCGAGGACCTGATCGCGAAGGCGGCGGGCCGGATCGCCGGGTTCCACGTGTGCGACCAACTGGTCCCGCTGACCGACACCCTGCTCGGCCGGGCGCTCCCCGGCGACGGCCCCATCGACCACCGGCGGCTGCGTTCGTGCGTCGAAGCCGCCGGTTACGACGGCCCGATCGAGGTCGAGGTGTTCAACGCGGACCTGTGGGCCCGCCCCGGCGACGAAGTCCTGGCGGAAACCATCCAGGCATACCGGACACACGTGGCCTAA
- a CDS encoding mandelate racemase/muconate lactonizing enzyme family protein — protein MKDLVVERVETFAVALPTLRSFGVAGGAVAVAGRPSVRVLVKVSADGVSGWGEATPIPAWTYETAESIVSTIDRYLAPAILGRPCWDLDGITAVFDRVINRGFSIGAPLAKSAVDLALHDLLGRALGVPLGVWWGQRRAERIELGWMVSGQTADEVADRVAEGLEAGYRAFKVKIGLHSEAEDLAVVRAVREAAGPDAPLWVDANQAYAVDEAVRISRILSELDVHAFEQPLPANDVAGLGRLRAESAVPVALDESLRHPSDLATFVKLGAVDVAIAKVQRSGGLTLSRRLCALAEDSGVRLMGSGLTDSDLGLAASLHLFAAFGIGTPVDLNGRQFVESAYATGETVRVDGGTAHVPTGPGLGVDVDEAVVRELSFDVLRAGVP, from the coding sequence ATGAAGGACCTGGTGGTCGAGCGGGTGGAGACCTTCGCGGTGGCCCTGCCGACGCTGCGCTCGTTCGGGGTCGCCGGTGGTGCCGTCGCGGTGGCGGGAAGGCCCAGCGTGCGCGTGCTGGTGAAGGTCAGCGCGGACGGCGTGAGCGGCTGGGGTGAGGCCACGCCCATTCCGGCGTGGACCTACGAAACCGCCGAGTCGATCGTCTCCACCATCGACCGCTATCTCGCGCCCGCCATCCTCGGCAGGCCGTGCTGGGACCTCGACGGGATCACCGCGGTGTTCGACCGGGTGATCAACCGGGGCTTCTCGATCGGCGCGCCGCTCGCGAAATCCGCGGTGGACCTGGCGTTGCACGATCTGCTCGGGCGCGCGCTCGGGGTACCGCTCGGCGTGTGGTGGGGGCAGCGCCGGGCCGAGCGGATCGAGCTGGGCTGGATGGTCTCCGGGCAGACGGCGGACGAGGTGGCCGATCGGGTCGCCGAGGGCCTCGAAGCCGGTTATCGCGCGTTCAAGGTGAAGATCGGCCTGCACTCCGAAGCCGAGGACCTCGCCGTGGTGCGGGCCGTCCGGGAGGCGGCCGGGCCGGACGCGCCGCTGTGGGTGGACGCCAACCAGGCCTACGCCGTGGACGAGGCGGTGCGGATCTCCCGCATCCTGTCCGAATTGGACGTTCACGCATTCGAACAGCCGTTGCCCGCCAACGACGTGGCTGGGCTCGGCAGGCTGCGTGCCGAATCGGCGGTGCCGGTGGCGCTGGACGAAAGCCTGCGGCACCCGAGCGATCTGGCGACCTTCGTGAAACTGGGTGCGGTCGACGTGGCGATCGCGAAGGTGCAGCGCAGTGGCGGGCTGACGCTTTCCCGGCGGTTGTGCGCGCTGGCCGAGGACAGCGGCGTGCGGTTGATGGGCTCCGGGCTGACCGACTCGGATCTCGGGCTGGCCGCTTCTCTGCACTTGTTCGCCGCCTTCGGCATCGGCACGCCGGTGGACCTGAACGGCCGCCAGTTCGTCGAATCCGCTTACGCCACCGGGGAAACCGTGCGGGTCGACGGCGGCACCGCCCACGTGCCCACCGGTCCGGGGCTCGGGGTCGACGTCGACGAAGCGGTGGTCCGGGAACTGTCCTTCGACGTGCTGCGCGCGGGAGTGCCCTGA
- a CDS encoding ABC transporter substrate-binding protein, with protein MKLRALAAGAAAVLLLATGCGGSETPQSTSADGKTLDKVTLTLNWYPYGEHAPFYYGKNKKIFEKHGIDLEIRAGQGSQKTVQATGADQTDFGWADTPALLAGVGQGMKVKSIGVFLQTTPSSVQFFSDKGIATPADLKGKKIASTAGDALSKTFPAFLKANGLAEGDVTLQNTDAAGKMAAVMSGQTDALLGYATDQGPTMQEKAGKQVSYLRFAEHGLSFFSNGLLTSQKTLTERKDLVQRMVTASSEAWTAAKGDQAAAVDAMQGSSEQLPSKPVLTEQFAKTLELLNTQATQGKAPGVNDEADWRKTIEIFASAGVIQKAEEPSAYWDGALAPKG; from the coding sequence ATGAAACTCCGCGCTCTCGCCGCAGGAGCCGCCGCGGTGCTGCTGCTGGCCACCGGTTGCGGTGGCTCGGAAACGCCGCAGTCCACCAGTGCCGACGGCAAGACCCTGGACAAGGTCACGCTCACGCTGAACTGGTACCCGTACGGCGAACACGCCCCGTTCTACTACGGCAAGAACAAGAAGATCTTCGAAAAGCACGGGATCGACCTGGAAATCCGCGCCGGGCAGGGTTCGCAGAAAACCGTGCAGGCCACCGGCGCCGACCAGACCGATTTCGGCTGGGCCGACACGCCCGCTTTGCTGGCCGGGGTCGGGCAGGGCATGAAGGTCAAGAGCATCGGCGTTTTCCTGCAGACCACCCCGTCTTCGGTGCAGTTCTTTTCGGACAAGGGAATCGCCACGCCGGCCGATCTCAAGGGCAAGAAGATCGCCAGTACCGCCGGTGACGCGCTGAGCAAAACGTTCCCCGCCTTCCTCAAGGCGAACGGCTTGGCCGAAGGTGACGTGACCCTGCAGAACACCGACGCCGCCGGCAAGATGGCCGCGGTCATGTCGGGCCAGACCGACGCGCTGCTCGGTTACGCCACCGACCAGGGCCCGACCATGCAGGAGAAGGCCGGCAAGCAGGTCTCCTACCTCCGCTTCGCCGAGCACGGGCTGAGCTTCTTCTCCAACGGCCTGCTCACCTCGCAGAAGACGCTCACCGAGCGCAAGGACCTGGTGCAGCGCATGGTCACCGCCTCGAGTGAGGCCTGGACCGCGGCCAAGGGCGACCAGGCCGCCGCGGTGGACGCGATGCAGGGCTCCTCGGAGCAGCTGCCGTCGAAGCCGGTGCTCACCGAGCAGTTCGCCAAGACCCTGGAACTGCTCAACACCCAGGCGACGCAGGGCAAGGCGCCCGGCGTCAACGACGAAGCCGACTGGCGCAAGACCATCGAGATCTTCGCGAGCGCCGGCGTGATCCAGAAGGCCGAAGAGCCCAGCGCCTACTGGGACGGCGCGCTCGCCCCGAAGGGATGA